Genomic segment of Syngnathus acus chromosome 10, fSynAcu1.2, whole genome shotgun sequence:
GGCGAGGCGGATGGGGAACCAGGCCAGGCTGGGCGAGCGGCTCAGCGAGGGCGAGCACACGCAGCGACCCATGAACTCGTCTGCTCCCTGCGGCGTGTTGTTGACGACCAATTTTGCAATTCATTTAGAGTACTCGGCATACTGCGTTTCGACTCACGTATGTGTCCTGGTCGTAAAGTTCCACCACCACGTGCGGGGGGCTGGCCACGGTGGCTTCGGGGTCCCCGAAAATCTCCACGTCGTAGAAGATGAGCGTCTGATCCCAGGTGGGATTGAGGGTGTTTCGCACAGTTACCGTCTTCTGGGACTGATGGAGGAAAGACACGATGGCGTAGGGGTCTGAAATTCAAAACAGCGCCATCATTGGAGTGTGAGGTTTCGGCGTGACCCCGAGCGCTCACAGAGAGGTACAGTGACGTGCGcggctgtttgtttttccaggccGGGGGAAGAGTCTCAGAGGAGCCGTTAGCGCTGGAATCAACTGAAGCTATGTTGCCTTTTTCCCACCAGTGCTCAATTAACCTCCTCAGTGACCTTGCATCCTTGTgtccttcctttctttcattcctttcctCTTTATGCACTCTTCTAATGTTACACACaggcactcacacacacacacacactcacagtaCTAACAACTAGACCACTCATGGCCAGCTATTCAAATAGCCCATTAGCTCACGTAAACAGAAATACAAACAGCCCAGAGGTGttatgcaagtgtgtgtgtgttgcagtaGATGGGGCTTCAGTCACGGCACTTTAGGCTGAGAGTGTCCAGGACTATACCAGAAAAGCTGTCCTTGTCCATGGCCATCAGGTCCCTGGCTTGATACAAGTAGCAGCGCAAGTGGTAGCGGGTGCCCCCTAAAAATAGACAACAACATGAGCAGACTGAGGAGGGGGAAGACACAATTAGGAGCGGTGACTCACGGTCAAAGAAGCAGGAAATGGTGGGTCTGTTGACTCCAAAGGTGGTGGTGACGGACTTGTCGTCGTGTTTGTCTTCGATGCTGCTCTGCGGGGGCGAAACGAGGTACGGGGTTCAAAGGCGAGTTGGGCAATGTGCTCTCCGAGGGCGCTTCTCACCAGGGAACACTCCAGAGCAAAGATGGCCGCCGGGCCCGTCTTTTCCAGGGGCTCCATGCGGCATCTCCACCTGCGCCTGCGGAAGCTGTCCGTCTTCCTCGGCTTTAGGTGGAACCTCCAGCCGAATAGCGAGGTGTATTCCCAGCCCTCCCACATCGCCTCGTCCGGACGCTGCTAAGAGGGTACAGAGGCGGAAAAACTCACAAAGACTTCAAACTGATGCGTGAAAGGCAATGGTGGAAAGTAAACAAGCACTACTCTGTTACTGTAGTTCACTTTACTcgagtatttgtttttcacttttactcgctgtatttaaaaacagctttgctttctattttaataatcataatttaaaaataatttgaattctttttattttatttaaaaattaaaaataatttgtcaatACTGGTTCACACTTTATCAACTGTCAGCGGATGACATATAAAAGACACTAAAGAAAACAGGCATTGATTATATTTGACAGtacatttctcatttttactTTGGTAGAAAAGTTTCCGtctaaagtttttttttttttaacatctgtACTTTTAAGTACAGCGCGAGGACTTGGCCACATTCAGAAGCAAGAGAAAAGCTGCGAGTAGATTTGTGCGGCAACAGCGACACCTGGTGGATTATTCCTGTTACAGCAATCGACTTCTTTCTTGTTCGTCAATGTTGGTGGTGATTAGCGGGCTACCAGTGTGAGAACAGATTACTGTGGATTTAAGTCATGTTTTAAAAGTTGCAATTATTCACCTTTCTGAGCGCATCCATCTTCTGCTGGTCCCGCCTTCTCATGCGCATCCACCGCCTTCGCCGGTTGGTGTGGTACATCTTCTCGGCGGGGACCCACGACTTGGGCCGGCGATCTGGTGGGATGGTGATGCCGTACTCCCAGCCTGCACGAAAAAAAGGCTCGTCAAATATGCACCAtcattgcacatttttaatAGATGCCGACGCACCGTGATCGTCCACGCCTCTGTTGAGGTCCTCACTCCACTCTGGCTCCTCCCACACCCAACCCGGAGGACACTCCACATCGTCTTTAGGCACGGCCTTCTCGCCATTCTGCCACACAGAGAATAAAGGACCCCCCCCAGCCACAGgataattttcaaaaaaatgttttttttgagtgCAAGTGGTCTCTGTAGCACGTACCACGTCGGTGTAGCCCTCATTCATGCCAATCCACTGGCCACCTGGTAACCTCATCTGGTTTTCAAAGACTTCTTCTGTGTAGGTCATGTGACCGGCATCCGCATCAAACAGCAGTCTGTCATCGGATTGAAGCCAGATTCAGTATTTTTGATGTGTTCTACTCGGAGCCAGAATGACTTACGTCCTCTCGGGGCTTATGTACCAGTCCCCAGCCCAGGTCCAGCCGGGCGAGGGTTTGAAACTCTCCTTGGGCAGTTTTACCCTTCCTGTCACGTCACTGAACTTGGGGCAAGTAAGACCCGTCGTCCCCCAGCTGCCCACTAGGGCGAGCCGAGTCTGATTTTCATACTGCGGGTAGAATAAAGTTTTAAAGTTAGCTGTTAGCGCTAACGCGATGAGGATGGCGGTGAATTTACCGTTTCTGCAAAGACGGACAGCTTTCCTTCAGTGTACACGTTGAAGTGTTTGTCGTCGGCAGCCAGTCCGAACCAAACTTTGATCCTGAGCTGACCGGGAAGTTTGGCCTCTCCATCGCCACCTTGTGGATACTACCCCAAAAGAGCAGATATGATAGGTGAGTaaccttgattttttttctgtttttgctcAGATGGGAGGGGCATAATctatttgtaactttttttttttaaggttttgGCTTGTAATATATGTGCCTCGACACAATAAAGATTGGAAAACTGGTTTAGGACagagttgctttttttctcactttgaGGAAGATGGTCTGCAGCTGTCCGCAGTGTTTGCCACCGTGACGCTCAGAGTAGAGGACGGTGTGTGCTGGAATGCGATGGTACGCCACCCTCCGTTCACCCTGCAGCATCCAGATCACGATGTCGGGAAGGCTGTTCTGGGGCTGAAGAGAGACAAAATTAGCTTTGTCTTTCCCAGCTCTCTTCACGTACGCACCTCTTCGGCCAAGTCCCTGAGCCGGCTGGCCCAGTCCTCTGCCTGCTCCATGACGATGGAAAGTTCCGTGGCAGGTCCGTGTTTGAGTGCCAGCGCCGCCGCCATGATCTGCTGCAGGTGCAGAGAGCGGATGTGTCGGAGCGAGCGGTCCAGCGGGGTCGCGCACGGCCAGCGTTCAAGAGAGGGCAGCTCCTGACTGGAGAATCCCAGCACgacaccaaaaatattttgtcaccCATCAAATCAACGTGTGGGACAAGCACGGCAACTTGATCTTACCTGCAGTCTATGATGACCTGATCCAACATCTCCACCACTCGGAGCTCCAGCTCGTCCATATCGCTTCCCGCCTTTATTTCCAGCTGCACCCGCTGCAAGTTGGCCTcctggaaacacacacacattggacATCTGAGCCAACGTGACGATATTCCGCAGCCGAACCTCACCAATCGGTCCAGCGCGGCCAAAAGCATGTTGAGAGCCTCGATCCTCGGAGCGATATCTTCCCACGCCGACGACAGAACAACCACCGGCTTCACGTTCCCCCACGGGAGGTAATAGTAGTGACAACCTGCAAGACGCAGGAGGACAAGGCATCCGTTTGAAGAACGCGAACGGTCACGTGGGGTTGCACGTGACCCACCGTCAAACACGGCTCTGCTGAACTGCGTGGTGGAGGCCAGCGGCAGGCAGCTGTAGTCAAACTTGTTGCCGTAGTTGCCGATGCTGACCTCAAACTGGATTGCGTCGTCAACGTCCTGAAGATGCGTGGCAGAGTAGAACGCCACAAAGAGGGAGAACTTCCTCTTCCTGAGGAACTTCTATAGAGTGAAAAGGAAAGTAACAATTTGAGATTTTCATGttgtgtgactttttctttGCGTCTGTCTCACCTCAACCACGAGCAGATCATCTGACGggatgtcttcatttttgggCTCCGGTTTGTCCACCAGCTTTGTGGTCAGCTCCACCAAGACTCGACCTCGATAGGCCACGCCCTCCCCCTGAGAGACGAAAGGAAGCCGTGTTAGCGTGTTATATTACGACCCTTAAAGATCAGGTGCATGCATCATCTCTATATCGCAAATTTTGCAGATGGGTAACCCTCGCTTTAAACTGTGGCAAACAATAATgatgtgatttttaaaaaattacttTTCCGAGGTTCAGGGCTTCATGGGGGTCATTGAAGGTGCTGAACTCCCTGGGACTGCCGTAAAAGTTGACAAAACAGGGACCAAATGTGGGAAGGAATCCCAGCGTGTCGTCCACTGTGAACAGACAGACGGAAACTTAAAACAGTGACGAGCTTTAGCGCACGGGAAATTGACAGGAGGACAGCGGACATACTGCCAGAGGTGACGCCCCGCGGGGTCAAGTCGTCTGAAGCGTGGACAGAAGTCAGAAAGACAGATAGAGATCGAAAATAAGAGAAAAATAAGTTTTTCAAAGTCCCAAAGGATTAGTTGAATGTGTAAAGGAAAAGAATTGAGCAGTGATGGAGAGATGATTAAGTGCTTATCCAAAAttgcaaatacaaaaataactaCTTGCCACTGTTACACAGATGTAAATTTTGATCGATTTTTCCAAGATGTCAGCTGGCGTACATCTGTTCGCTATGCATTTTGGGTAACCACAAAGTCTACTTGACAAGCCAAGCCAATGTTTCCGAATATTTATTGAGCCAAAAACGACACAAATGTTTCAAGCACAACTCACCCTCGATCTCGCCTCCAGGTGCGGAAATCTTGGACATACAGAGGTGGGCGGTGCCGATGACATCATTATGACTGGCTCGGTCCCTGTCAGGAGAACAAAAAcggagggaaaagaaaatatcgtGACGTGATTTACAGATGCAAATGTAAATGGTCCGAATCAAAATGTCAACCAGTCAAGAAGTCGAATCCTCATCTTCTCACACATGGACGGAAActgagtggaaggaaaaaTTTGTTGAACATCTCCTAAGACTTCAATCACACACAAGAGGTCTCACCCGAATTGGCATCGTGAGACTCTGGTGCCATTGCGGATTGGCATTCTTCTCCAGAACCTTTGTGCAGACCTAAATAGAACCAATTGTTAAGTTTCAAAGATGTACCGCGGCACATCTGCAACGTGGCAATGAAATAATTGTCGGAGGCGTGTACTGTTTTGCCGGCAAAATGGATCTCCACCAGAGGATCCACCAAGTTCTTCCTGTTGCTGTCGAATCCAAAAATTTGCTTCACTCCATCCATAAAGGCGTCGTCCACTGCGCACGAGAGGATGTCAGCTGACAGTGTCCGCGGCCCATCTATGGTGCGCACGACTCACTCTGAGGAAGGTCCTCGGCCCTGAAGACCCTTAAAGTGAAGGCTGCGCCTCTGAGGGACAAGCCGGCGGGTCTCAGAAGGTTCCCCTCGATGTCCTCCTTGTCCTCCACGCACTCGCGCTTATCTGCCTGAAAGTCCACGCAAAGAATCAATCTGATATgttgagatttaaaaaaagaaaaaaggacccgaaatgaaaataatgtggACAGCACTGTCTTAAAGTGACACGTGCCAGATCAGAGTGAGGTCATCAATGCGTTGGCCTCTCACCGGCGGCTCGTCTCCGGCGGCCAACACCCACAGGCTGACTTTGAGGTAACCTCGAACCCCAGCAGCCAGGTCGTCGGGGTCACAAAGGAGCAGCCACTTCCTCAAGTAGCAGTGTCCTTGCAAGAGTAGACATGGGTTGCTTATTTCACGTTGGCTGACTCGGGATGAGCTCGTCGTTACTCACGATGCTCGCTGTAGATTGCGCCCACGTCCAGCTGTGGACACAAGCACGAAAATTCAGCTTTGACAAGGCCTCATTTTTGACCCCACCCTGAACGCTCACCTTGAATTCTCCGATGACGGCGTCGGTTCTGAGTGAGCGCGAGTCGCACACCTGCGGGGCCACACGTCAGTTGGGAAGCGTGGGAGAAACGAGGACGAGGTCCACTCACCGTGATGAAGATGGGTTCGTCAAACAAGTCGGACGGCGTTTCAAAGAAGTTCAAGAAAAAAGTCTGCACACAGGAAATGCGCTTGGCATGTATTTAACGCGAAGCAAAATTGTTTTCTACTGCAATacgaaaataatattttatcattcaataaaaaatgaatggttAATTTGACCActtcatcttcattttgttGCACTTTACCTCATCAAAAGTGGGGTTGTTGCCTTTGCGGATGCGCGTCCTCCTGCTCTGCCCTGCTACCGAAACTTTGACGACAGGGTTGACGTTGACGCCCGGCAGCTGTCGAGCCTGGATGACTCGCATGCGAACCTGCGCAGGTAACGTAAACGTAAGCACaagccactagagggcgctcACGTCCTCTTTGTGTACCTGAATGTCCTGAGGCTTGTTAGCCAGTGCTTTGGGACGACTACTGGCACCCCTACGCCTCTTCTTCAGCCCTCCGTGAGTGTTGTAAGACGGCGGTGAGCGTTTGGGGGTCTGAGCGGCGGGCGAATCCTGTCCCTGAGGCCCCTGGGGGCCGACCACGACCATAGAGCGCCCGTCGTCCGCACCCTGCTCCTCCGGGACCTCCAGCATGATCATGCTCTCCGTGTCCTCCTCGCCCAGTGTGTCCAGGGAGATCACTGCATGGGCACACATCAATACAAAACTGTTGAACAACCGGCGCCCCCTGTGGGTGGGAGTGAGACGTTACTTGTGACAGTGTCCATTTCCACATTGGGGTTGGTGTGAGGCAGGGGCTCAGGCAGCGACGGGGACTGGAAGATGGGAGCTGATCCTGGGGGAGGGATGTAGGAAATCTGCAAGGTGAGTGtagcctaaaaaaaagaacaaaaaataatcacgtAGACTCATGTTTATTGCGAACATTTTACCGAAGCCCACAAGCAGAGCATGAAAATATGTGACGTCACAGTCGTGTATGATTTACGACAGAGAAGATGTCGCTGGCTCACTTCACTAAAGTTTCACCTCAATAGGATTCATGTGCTAgctcagtggttcccaaagtgggcggtaccgcccccctgggggcggtggaaagatctgggggggcggtgaggaagaaaggggcggtaggggggcggcagtcgatttgtacacaacacgccgctctggcccagtcagatccgacagcatagactacaaaagcaaaagctcaggtttgtaatttcaagcttgtaatgttcagaattttatcttataataaaaaccgcattctggcggtcaacatcatcttgagttcaagtcaacatgaaattggggactccccagaacgcgccgtgttgtgttgagctggttagggcagtggtccccaaccaccgggccgcggaccgaccggtaccggtccgtgggtcacttggtaccgggccgccaagccgcacagaattttttttttaatcgacgatcaattaattcaggtcaagacactcgtcccggtcacgtgacatgtttccccagtcgagcccgcaaagctaatatgtggcgacaggctaactaaccaggcagtgaagcattcaaaactgcttcaacacatggagaccaagcatcctgcaataaaagacaaaccttaaatcacttcgggtgtcattgtctccgattacgtctagatgggaccggctcgtttctgagaaacaaactcagtgctcccactaattcaacgtaatggtaatgatattataaatgtattatttatttatttatataaatgtattatttatttatataaatgccggtccgcggaaatatttctgacatgtaaccggtccgtggcgcaaaaaaggttggggaccactgccttaGATCACGTCCGCCACCATTTTCTGTGAgtaaatggaagaaaatgaaactgctaaaaaataaattggtttactaagtactaaattgggttttatttgtgaaatacacatttgtgtttaacctttctcttttcaaattgcagcaaaccaaatatcaagaaagaggtgtttgtttccatatgtgccttgggggggggggcgctaggaattcactggggagccaaagggggcgccagcctgcaaaagtttgggaaccactgtgCTAGCTGGACCAAAATCTAGCTGGGGAACACGGTGACATCCAAAATAATGTTGAGAAAAGCATTGGGCCAAACTCTCTCACCCCTGTGTTGTTCCTCTTGGTGTCCAGCAAAGAGACGGTGAAGGAGGCGGCGAAGTTGGGAGAACTGAGCACGTCTCTGAGGGCGAGCCGACTTTCACCCAGAAACCTGCAGACAAGCCATCTGTGGAAACATCTGCAAACATCTGGGTGTCGTCCAAGCTAGCATTAGCTGCAGTCACCTGTTCCTCCCCATCTTCTCATGGTCCTTAACGACGCAGTGAAGCTCAGCTCCCGGGTCCAAAGGAAGTCCCTTAAGATCCCATTCAAAGCCCTGCAAGTGAAAGTTCACATCGTAGCTGTAAATTAACACGATGGCTTGTTGAGTTTCGGGTTTGCAAAGTTCTGAAGAGCCCACCTCGTTCCAAACGGGATTGGGGTTGTTCTTGATGACCTTGGTCTTCTTCTTAGACCCTGAAGGAAGTGAGAAGACATCATCATCTATAATATATGCACCTTGGTACACGGAAAAGGCTCATTCTTTTCTCATGCTTGTTTGCTTTCCTGTTTTTGGCgagaacacgcacacaaacaccacgTAAGCGCACCTCCGCTCTCGTCAGATATCTTAACAAAACACCTCCGCCCTTCCTCGGAAGGGTCAAGAGAGTGCGCTTAGAATCCATCTCCCGAGAGCCAACGTTCTGACTTGACGTCTCCGGGACGGGAAGTGGCACAGCGTCAACTTCCTGGCGGTTTCAGCTTGGCACGGGTTCACGGGCCGAGAATAGACGGAGACCGGAGCGTGGCGCCGTGAACCTTTTCTATTCCGTTTTCCTGTGAAAACGTTTCAATCACATCACACCAAGTCGGTGCGGTACGAGGACGAAGGCGCTCATCATCGGCATGCCATACAGCAGGAAATGGCGCTAACACAAAGGCAGGAAGTTAATAGAAGCGTTCACCTCGTAAAAACTAGGACACTACTTTGTGGAAATATGACAGCAGTTTTAAAATTTGGAGCTTCATCCGCGACAGTACCACAAGTCATATATGTCAACCATGACTCAGCATTTTAAAGATGAGCAAGCTTTAACGGAGACATCGCTTCCCCTCAAGTCTCCATCCTCTTCTTACCTCGAAAGGTGACACTGGCCAAGGGGTCCGAGTGCCTCAGATTGTTGGCCCGCTGAACAACACAGCGCAACATGGTCGAAACCCTTAAATGAGTCGGCGAGTACGATGCTACGGATC
This window contains:
- the dysf gene encoding dysferlin isoform X5; the protein is MLRVFILCAERLQTPDDDISDAYCTVTHEGSKKKTKVIKNNPNPVWNEGFEWDLKGLPLDPGAELHCVVKDHEKMGRNRFLGESRLALRDVLSSPNFAASFTVSLLDTKRNNTGATLTLQISYIPPPGSAPIFQSPSLPEPLPHTNPNVEMDTVTMISLDTLGEEDTESMIMLEVPEEQGADDGRSMVVVGPQGPQGQDSPAAQTPKRSPPSYNTHGGLKKRRRGASSRPKALANKPQDIQVRMRVIQARQLPGVNVNPVVKVSVAGQSRRTRIRKGNNPTFDETFFLNFFETPSDLFDEPIFITVCDSRSLRTDAVIGEFKLDVGAIYSEHRHCYLRKWLLLCDPDDLAAGVRGYLKVSLWVLAAGDEPPADKRECVEDKEDIEGNLLRPAGLSLRGAAFTLRVFRAEDLPQMDDAFMDGVKQIFGFDSNRKNLVDPLVEIHFAGKTVCTKVLEKNANPQWHQSLTMPIRFPSMCEKMRIRLLDWDRASHNDVIGTAHLCMSKISAPGGEIEDDLTPRGVTSGMDDTLGFLPTFGPCFVNFYGSPREFSTFNDPHEALNLGKGEGVAYRGRVLVELTTKLVDKPEPKNEDIPSDDLLVVEKFLRKRKFSLFVAFYSATHLQDVDDAIQFEVSIGNYGNKFDYSCLPLASTTQFSRAVFDGCHYYYLPWGNVKPVVVLSSAWEDIAPRIEALNMLLAALDRLEANLQRVQLEIKAGSDMDELELRVVEMLDQVIIDCSQELPSLERWPCATPLDRSLRHIRSLHLQQIMAAALALKHGPATELSIVMEQAEDWASRLRDLAEEPQNSLPDIVIWMLQGERRVAYHRIPAHTVLYSERHGGKHCGQLQTIFLKYPQGGDGEAKLPGQLRIKVWFGLAADDKHFNVYTEGKLSVFAETYENQTRLALVGSWGTTGLTCPKFSDVTGRVKLPKESFKPSPGWTWAGDWYISPERTLLFDADAGHMTYTEEVFENQMRLPGGQWIGMNEGYTDVNGEKAVPKDDVECPPGWVWEEPEWSEDLNRGVDDHGWEYGITIPPDRRPKSWVPAEKMYHTNRRRRWMRMRRRDQQKMDALRKQRPDEAMWEGWEYTSLFGWRFHLKPRKTDSFRRRRWRCRMEPLEKTGPAAIFALECSLSSIEDKHDDKSVTTTFGVNRPTISCFFDHPYAIVSFLHQSQKTVTVRNTLNPTWDQTLIFYDVEIFGDPEATVASPPHVVVELYDQDTYGADEFMGRCVCSPSLSRSPSLAWFPIRLADKDAGELLAAFELIRREKPAVHHVPGLEADIGASSHVLDELMFPGFLCDSAQTWPEESDLPCLPPQREPNVFVVPQGIKPVLQRTAIEVLAWGVRNLKSFQLASVTSPSLQVECGGTTVQSCVIRSVKKKANFDVNTLFLDVRLPLEELYMPPIVIKVIDNRQFGRKPVVGQCTIRSLEEYRCSPGEEDEEAGQTDQSEADESQGLMPRVVSGDVFITVDDEEPLILHQEEELMDWWSKFYASTGETNKCGTYLEQGSDTLQVYDRELEKVEAFGGLSDFCQTFKLRRGKTQGEGEDPSVVGQFKGMFKIYALPDDPLAPPPPRKFRKLPPNGVEECLVRVYVIQARGLQPKDANGKCDPYVKITLGKKTVNDYENYIPCTLEPVFGKMFELSCSLPQEKDLHVTLYDHDVLTKDEKIGETVIDLENRFLSKYGAGCGLPQSYCLSGVNRWRDQLTPRQLLSGLCERRNLRKPIYHRDTVLFRGVQYTKADLADGHKCQRHLGPIEERLSLHILRQMGLVPEHVETRALYNPLQPDIEQGRLMMWVDLFPKSLGPPRPPFNITPRKAKKFLLRCIIWNTSDVILDDVSISGEKMSDIYVKGWLDGHEHNKQKTDVHYRSLDGEANFNYRFVFPFLYLPTEQLCVVDKKEHFWNLDKSESKLAPRFTIQVWDNDKFSFDDYLGHLVMDLNRMIRPSKSPQKCDLHLLEQPADPRVSLFEQKTVKGWWPCVREQDGQKLLAGKVEMSLEIVTEQEEEERPAGLGRDEPNVNPHLEEPRRPETSFLWFSSPYKTMRFILWRRYKWFIICFLILFLIFLFVCVFLYSFPNYAAMRMVGPFGPARVAE